The Fusobacterium varium genome contains the following window.
AGGTTTTTCAAAATTTTTAAATGATGAAAATAGAAAAAGAGTTATTCTAAAAGATAAAGAAAAGATAAATATTATTTTTAAAGATGACAATCTTTTTGATAGAGATGATATTTTTTGGATAGCTTCATTAAATGAAAATGACTTCTTTTCAGAGATAAAATTAGAGTTAGATAATTGGTATATAACTAATAAAGATAAACTTATTAATTTAGGAGATAGCAAAAAAAAATTAAGTCTTAGTGATATTGAAAAGAAAAGAAGAGCAAAAATCTTTATAATCCCATATTTTTATGAAAAAATAATCTATATACCCCCTAGAATAAGTGTTGAATCTATTTTCTTAAATGAAGTATTAAAAATAACATTTATTTTTGCAGTTTTATTTTTATTAGGAAATCTAATAAAATATTTTGTAGTAAAACCTATAAAAAAACTTGCAATAAATTTGGGATATATGAGTGATACCAATGAAAAAGAGTTGGATTATATAGAGCATAAGATACAGGAGATAAATTTAAAAAACAGAGATTTAGAGTATAAAATAAGTGATATGAGAGTATATCAAAGAAGAAAAAAGATAAAAGATTATTTAATAGGGCTTACAGAAAAATTGGGAATAGTTGCCTTGGAAGATGCTAAAATTTTAAAAATAAAAAAATATAGGGTAATTATAATGGAGATATTTGATATTGATTCAGTGGATAATATTTTCAATAAGTTTAATCTATCTAAAGAGCTAATGATGAAATATTTTTCAGAAGATGTTTTATGTGAAGAGATAGATATAGATTACAAAAGTATAGCTTTTGTTTTAGAAGATATTTTTACAACAGAGGAGTTACAAGAGATATTTAACTGTATAGTAACTCATATAGAGAGAAATTACTCTTTAAGATTTACTGCTGCTATAACTAAAAGTTATAGTGAGATGGAAGAACTTCCACAAGCATATAGAGCAGCTAAAAAACTGTTGGATTATAAATTTGTATTTAAAGAGAAAAAAGTTATTTTTGAAGAGTTGATAGATGAAGAAAATATGAATAAATACTATTATCCAATAGAATTAGAAGCAAAATTAATTTTAAGAACATTAAGTTCAAATGAATTAAGTGTAAGAAGAACTTTAGAAGAGATATTTGATAGTAAAAATAGTAAAGAGATAGATAAAAAATATCTTAAAGAGTTTACAGGGCTTTTGTATAATACACTTGGGCGTATCTTTATTCAATTAAAAGAGATGAATAGAGATATAGATATAAAGATTTTTAATGCTGAAGAGATTTTACAACTAAGTGAGCTAGGAAAAATTAGAGAGAAATTTGAAGAAAAACTTTTAGAGATCTGTAAATATACAAAGGTAAAAGAGAGTAATGATGCTGAAAGTATTAAGATAAAGATAGAAAAATTCTTAGAAGAAAATTATATGGTAGATATCTCTTTGGATAACTTAGCTG
Protein-coding sequences here:
- a CDS encoding helix-turn-helix transcriptional regulator translates to MNINERIKIKLENRTNRIICFILIIIILILSSYRTYIIFKAKERDESLRVEEIYKSIDKKFTFLNMTIYDFKTSKEFNDYFFRKNKLHNKQYKKLKLFDELKKTNTIYGIIGCSINIIDGNENIVFTSTGTIDKIEYLKGFSKFLNDENRKRVILKDKEKINIIFKDDNLFDRDDIFWIASLNENDFFSEIKLELDNWYITNKDKLINLGDSKKKLSLSDIEKKRRAKIFIIPYFYEKIIYIPPRISVESIFLNEVLKITFIFAVLFLLGNLIKYFVVKPIKKLAINLGYMSDTNEKELDYIEHKIQEINLKNRDLEYKISDMRVYQRRKKIKDYLIGLTEKLGIVALEDAKILKIKKYRVIIMEIFDIDSVDNIFNKFNLSKELMMKYFSEDVLCEEIDIDYKSIAFVLEDIFTTEELQEIFNCIVTHIERNYSLRFTAAITKSYSEMEELPQAYRAAKKLLDYKFVFKEKKVIFEELIDEENMNKYYYPIELEAKLILRTLSSNELSVRRTLEEIFDSKNSKEIDKKYLKEFTGLLYNTLGRIFIQLKEMNRDIDIKIFNAEEILQLSELGKIREKFEEKLLEICKYTKVKESNDAESIKIKIEKFLEENYMVDISLDNLADYLGHSFKYTSVLFKKVMGDNFKNYLNIYRLEKAKEFMEYNKDLKIKELAELVGYNSSNTFIRIFRKYEGVSPGKYFGIGEHEE